The DNA window GGCCTCCCCATCCGGGAAGCTGGCGGCTCGGCTTGGGCTTCAAGTTAAGCCACATCTGGGCCGCGGCGTAGTACACGAAGATGGTGAAAACCACCGCCAGTGGCTGCCGCGGGAGTGCCCCCGCAACGGCGGCCCCCGACAGCGTGCCGATGAGAATGCCAGGCGTCATCGCTCTGACCACGTCCCAGCGCACCGCCTGGCGATAATGATGGGCCCTCACACTCGAGAGCGACGTGAAAACAATAGTGGTCATGGCAGTCCCGAGCGCCAGGTGGAGCACATGCTCGCGCGGGAAGTGCTGGGCGTCGAACAGAAAGACCAGAACCGGGACGATGACCAGCCCGCCGCCGATCCCCAGGAGGCCGGCGAAAAAACCCACGAACCCTCCCAGGACGAAATAGGCGAGCCACCATTCGGCTGCACCAGTCAACACGTCAGCTCCCCTTGAGCCGGAGCCCTGGACGCAGATTCTCTCAGTCCAAGAGGCC is part of the Pelomicrobium methylotrophicum genome and encodes:
- a CDS encoding sulfite exporter TauE/SafE family protein, which gives rise to MLTGAAEWWLAYFVLGGFVGFFAGLLGIGGGLVIVPVLVFLFDAQHFPREHVLHLALGTAMTTIVFTSLSSVRAHHYRQAVRWDVVRAMTPGILIGTLSGAAVAGALPRQPLAVVFTIFVYYAAAQMWLNLKPKPSRQLPGWGGLLAAGAGIGAISSLVAGGGAFLTIPVLTWCNVDMRQAVGTAAAAGLPIALAGAIGYTLVGLGKGPLPQYTLGFVYLPALIWLVLASIMTAPLGARAAHNIPVSALKRIFSVFMFLLATKMVVSLF